Proteins found in one Zea mays cultivar B73 chromosome 1, Zm-B73-REFERENCE-NAM-5.0, whole genome shotgun sequence genomic segment:
- the LOC103641824 gene encoding uncharacterized protein, with the protein MSVEILDGSTVRSFVEDERAFNSTVDGRFAALDADHDGLLTYAEMAGELMSLRVLERHFGVDEAAVALEELGALYRGLFARFDRDGSGKVDRHEFRAEMKEVMLGVANGLGFLPVQMVIEEGSFLKVAVDRELGQLAKAA; encoded by the coding sequence ATGAGCGTGGAGATCCTGGATGGGAGCACGGTGCGGAGCTTCGTggaggacgagcgcgccttcaacTCCACGGTGGACGGTCGCTTCGCCGCGCTGGACGCCGACCACGACGGCCTGCTCACCTACGCCGAGATGGCCGGGGAGCTCATGAGCCTACGCGTGCTGGAGAGGCACTTCGGCGTGGACGAGGCCGCGGTGGCGCTGGAGGAGCTCGGGGCGCTCTACCGCGGCCTGTTCGCACGGTTCGACAGGGACGGCAGCGGCAAGGTGGACCGGCACGAGTTCCGCGCGGAGATGAAGGAGGTGATGCTCGGCGTTGCCAACGGGCTCGGCTTCCTCCCCGTGCAGATGGTCATCGAGGAAGGCAGCTTCCTCAAGGTCGCCGTCGACAGGGAGCTCGGCCAGCTCGCCAAAGCTGCGTAA